A genomic segment from Thermotoga neapolitana DSM 4359 encodes:
- a CDS encoding ThuA domain-containing protein: MRVFAFLGDRYHDHDLFLETLKDVLNGQIHDLNPEDFSEIEKLPDLVVIGRWNLLDETIPWVSEKETKLLEEYIKTGGKLFVWHSGLSRFPESYNRLVGGRFIHHPPQKKVKYYGKNVEFELIDEHYFVELYSDVEIFLWSESEDGVSIAGWTRRFHEGKILALTPAHGEGLKDETFRNFLKNTLSSFMTQAS; this comes from the coding sequence ATGCGGGTGTTTGCCTTTCTTGGTGACAGATACCACGATCATGATCTCTTTCTGGAAACGCTGAAGGACGTTTTGAACGGGCAAATCCACGATCTTAATCCAGAAGACTTTTCAGAGATAGAAAAACTTCCGGATCTTGTCGTTATAGGACGCTGGAACCTTCTCGATGAAACCATCCCGTGGGTGAGTGAAAAGGAAACAAAACTTCTGGAGGAATACATCAAAACAGGTGGGAAACTCTTTGTCTGGCACTCCGGACTTTCCCGCTTTCCCGAGAGTTACAACAGACTCGTTGGAGGAAGGTTCATACACCATCCGCCACAGAAAAAAGTGAAATACTACGGAAAAAATGTTGAATTCGAACTGATAGATGAGCACTACTTCGTTGAGCTGTACTCGGATGTGGAGATATTCCTCTGGAGTGAATCAGAAGACGGTGTTTCCATCGCGGGCTGGACGAGAAGGTTTCACGAAGGGAAAATACTGGCCCTCACGCCCGCTCACGGTGAGGGCCTGAAGGATGAAACTTTCAGGAACTTTTTGAAGAACACCCTTTCATCTTTCATGACTCAGGCTTCCTGA
- a CDS encoding DUF542 domain-containing protein: MIEKIREDTTLKEIMEAHERLERALRKYGFDTCCAKMESLKDACKKKGLDVEKVLEDLNRIVEEINEEERIIREIESQFL; the protein is encoded by the coding sequence GTGATTGAGAAGATAAGAGAGGATACCACTCTCAAGGAAATCATGGAAGCCCATGAGAGACTGGAAAGGGCACTCAGAAAATACGGCTTTGACACCTGCTGTGCGAAGATGGAGAGTTTGAAGGACGCCTGCAAAAAGAAAGGTCTGGATGTTGAAAAGGTTCTAGAAGATCTAAACAGAATCGTGGAGGAGATCAACGAGGAAGAGAGGATAATAAGAGAGATAGAATCTCAATTTCTGTGA
- a CDS encoding YHS domain-containing protein, with protein sequence MKVKDPVCGMKIEKEEAVEKVEYMGKEYYFCSQECAEKFKDNPEQYAHRGKSRGHGCCH encoded by the coding sequence ATGAAAGTGAAGGATCCCGTCTGCGGAATGAAGATCGAAAAGGAAGAGGCGGTGGAAAAGGTGGAATACATGGGGAAAGAGTACTACTTCTGTTCTCAAGAGTGTGCTGAAAAGTTTAAAGATAATCCAGAACAATACGCGCACCGGGGAAAGTCACGTGGTCATGGATGTTGTCATTGA
- a CDS encoding class I SAM-dependent methyltransferase gives MSVEKKYDRFASLYDRFECFIEKKFFSRFREELFKRVEGKRILEVGIGTGKNVPYYPDDVDVVGVDVSEGMLRVCQERLKKFPEKKVKLLRADVQNLPFSDEEFDCVVSTFVFCTVPDPIKGLKEVHRVLKPSGKAVFLEHMRSGKWYVNVMLFVMHIFTKPLLGTSMLRKTVDNIKKAGFVIEEEKHLLGDVVRLITARKGGEESD, from the coding sequence GTGAGTGTCGAAAAGAAATACGACAGATTTGCATCACTTTACGATAGATTCGAATGCTTCATCGAGAAGAAGTTTTTCTCAAGGTTTCGTGAAGAACTCTTCAAAAGAGTGGAGGGGAAGAGGATTCTGGAAGTTGGCATCGGCACTGGAAAGAACGTTCCGTACTATCCGGACGATGTAGACGTTGTGGGTGTAGATGTCAGTGAAGGAATGCTCAGGGTGTGTCAGGAGAGGTTAAAAAAGTTTCCAGAAAAAAAGGTGAAGTTGTTGAGAGCGGACGTTCAGAATCTTCCTTTTTCAGACGAAGAGTTCGACTGCGTTGTTTCCACGTTCGTCTTCTGTACGGTGCCGGATCCCATAAAGGGTTTGAAAGAAGTTCACAGAGTTCTCAAGCCCTCTGGAAAAGCCGTTTTTCTTGAACACATGAGAAGCGGAAAATGGTACGTTAACGTGATGTTGTTTGTGATGCACATCTTCACAAAGCCTCTTCTGGGAACGAGCATGCTCCGAAAAACGGTTGATAACATAAAGAAAGCAGGATTTGTGATCGAGGAAGAAAAGCACCTTCTTGGCGATGTGGTACGTTTGATAACTGCCAGAAAAGGAGGTGAGGAAAGTGATTGA
- a CDS encoding heavy-metal-associated domain-containing protein, which translates to MKYVLNVPDISCNHCKMRISKALDELGIKDYEVSVEEKKVIVETEDLDSVLKKLEEIDYPVESYQEA; encoded by the coding sequence ATGAAGTACGTACTCAACGTACCGGATATTTCCTGTAATCACTGCAAGATGAGGATTTCGAAGGCACTAGACGAACTTGGGATCAAAGATTACGAAGTGAGTGTGGAGGAAAAGAAAGTTATCGTTGAAACAGAAGATCTGGACAGTGTTCTGAAAAAACTCGAGGAAATCGACTATCCGGTGGAGAGTTATCAGGAAGCCTGA
- a CDS encoding PLB family transporter — protein sequence MCPFCFWSWGFWPWNWGGVIMMIFWAVILVVLFAFLFRWLGGERHEKTEGRTSNKKALEILKERFARGEITEEEYERMKRRIQDE from the coding sequence ATGTGTCCTTTTTGTTTTTGGAGCTGGGGCTTCTGGCCCTGGAACTGGGGAGGAGTTATCATGATGATTTTCTGGGCAGTTATTCTGGTGGTTCTCTTTGCCTTTCTCTTCAGGTGGCTTGGAGGAGAAAGACATGAGAAAACGGAAGGAAGAACCAGTAACAAAAAGGCTCTTGAGATACTGAAGGAAAGGTTTGCCCGCGGTGAGATCACCGAAGAAGAGTACGAAAGAATGAAAAGGAGGATCCAGGATGAGTGA
- a CDS encoding heavy metal translocating P-type ATPase, with translation MADQRTMEDRAVKNEGIKKTFTVTGMTCATCAKTVEKALRKLDGVKFAAVNLATSTGFIVAERELSFEEIKKAVEEVGYGISTESPEDVERKRYEESKKNLILAWLVTAPLALLMIYHMFVSKVPYFTWIEVFAGAFVTFYVGRGTIRGAWIALTHKHTNMDTLIFFGAVTSWVTAVLDSIGLPVMSFGAIGAMIVAFHITGRFIESYLRDRASKEIKALLKLQAKEARVITDEGEVMMPIEAVKEDFIVLVKPGERIPVDGVIVEGQSSIDESVVTGESIPVLKRENDEVIGGSLNVSSPIKIKVAKVGEDTFLSQMIKLIQEAQGSKVPIQALADRITMWFVPTIIVLAIASALVWYFNYEQFLPFVEKAREIFPWIIQTGDPLTFSIFVFVATIVIACPCALGLATPMALVTGTGLAAKKGLLIRNAEAIQTSKDIGVVLTDKTGTLTEGSPRVVDHNLSDELVRIVASVERNSNHPLAKAISELSQDVVEIENVEEIPGEGVRALYKGEEYFVGKPQDYSRYESLLEEGKTVVEVRRNGEVVGFLAIEDPIREDSPEAVRRLKEMGIEPVMITGDNEKTARAVARRLGIEKFHAGVKPSEKLDLVRYYQAQGKKVAMVGDGMNDAAALKGADVGIAIGSGTDLAIDSADIIITKGGISKVVDAIEVSRKTFRIIKQNLFWAFFYNVIAIPMAMMGLLHPVIAELAMAFSSITVTLNSMRVK, from the coding sequence ATGGCCGATCAGAGGACAATGGAGGATCGTGCTGTGAAGAATGAAGGGATAAAGAAGACCTTCACCGTAACAGGAATGACGTGTGCCACATGTGCGAAAACCGTTGAAAAGGCCCTGAGAAAACTCGACGGGGTGAAATTCGCAGCGGTGAATCTGGCAACCTCCACGGGTTTCATCGTGGCAGAAAGAGAGTTATCCTTCGAGGAAATCAAAAAAGCGGTGGAAGAGGTAGGTTATGGAATCAGTACAGAATCACCAGAGGACGTGGAAAGAAAGCGTTACGAAGAATCGAAAAAGAATTTGATCCTTGCCTGGCTCGTCACGGCTCCTCTTGCCCTCCTTATGATTTATCACATGTTTGTTTCCAAGGTGCCGTATTTCACCTGGATAGAGGTCTTCGCAGGTGCGTTCGTTACGTTCTATGTGGGCAGAGGAACGATCAGAGGGGCATGGATAGCCCTCACACATAAGCACACGAACATGGACACACTCATCTTCTTCGGTGCGGTGACTTCCTGGGTAACGGCTGTTCTCGACAGTATAGGACTTCCCGTGATGTCTTTCGGTGCCATAGGTGCCATGATCGTTGCGTTCCACATCACAGGACGTTTCATAGAATCTTATCTGCGTGACAGGGCCAGCAAAGAAATCAAAGCCCTTCTGAAACTTCAGGCGAAAGAAGCCCGTGTCATCACCGATGAAGGAGAAGTGATGATGCCGATAGAGGCGGTGAAAGAGGATTTCATCGTACTCGTGAAGCCCGGCGAAAGAATACCCGTGGATGGGGTGATCGTGGAAGGCCAGTCTTCAATCGATGAGTCCGTAGTGACGGGAGAATCCATACCGGTTTTGAAGAGAGAAAACGATGAAGTAATCGGTGGTTCTTTGAATGTATCGAGCCCTATCAAAATAAAAGTCGCAAAAGTAGGAGAAGACACCTTTTTGTCTCAAATGATCAAATTGATTCAGGAAGCGCAGGGTTCGAAGGTGCCGATTCAGGCTCTCGCCGATAGAATCACCATGTGGTTTGTCCCCACGATCATCGTCCTTGCGATAGCCAGTGCCCTGGTGTGGTACTTCAATTACGAACAATTCCTTCCCTTTGTAGAAAAAGCAAGGGAGATCTTTCCGTGGATCATACAGACCGGTGATCCGCTGACCTTTTCCATCTTCGTCTTTGTTGCCACGATCGTCATAGCGTGTCCATGTGCGCTTGGTCTTGCAACTCCCATGGCCCTTGTGACTGGAACGGGACTTGCGGCAAAGAAAGGTCTTCTCATAAGAAACGCCGAGGCGATTCAGACATCGAAGGACATTGGGGTGGTTCTCACAGACAAAACAGGAACGCTCACCGAGGGCAGTCCAAGGGTGGTGGATCACAACCTTTCCGACGAACTGGTGAGGATCGTAGCGAGCGTGGAGAGAAATTCGAACCATCCTCTTGCAAAAGCAATTTCGGAACTCTCTCAGGATGTGGTCGAGATAGAAAACGTGGAAGAGATCCCGGGAGAAGGGGTAAGGGCACTTTACAAGGGAGAAGAGTATTTTGTTGGAAAGCCCCAGGATTACTCAAGGTACGAGTCTCTTCTGGAAGAGGGAAAGACCGTGGTTGAGGTGAGAAGAAACGGTGAAGTTGTGGGATTTCTTGCGATAGAAGATCCTATCAGGGAAGACAGTCCCGAGGCCGTGAGAAGGCTCAAGGAGATGGGAATAGAACCTGTCATGATAACGGGAGACAACGAAAAGACAGCAAGAGCGGTTGCAAGGCGACTTGGGATAGAGAAGTTCCACGCGGGTGTGAAACCTTCTGAGAAACTGGACCTTGTGAGATATTACCAGGCCCAGGGAAAGAAAGTTGCGATGGTGGGAGACGGTATGAACGACGCCGCTGCTTTGAAAGGGGCAGACGTCGGAATAGCAATAGGTTCAGGAACAGACCTTGCCATCGACAGTGCAGACATCATCATAACAAAGGGTGGTATATCAAAAGTCGTCGATGCCATCGAGGTGTCGAGAAAAACCTTCAGAATCATAAAACAGAACCTGTTCTGGGCCTTCTTCTACAATGTGATAGCCATTCCAATGGCGATGATGGGATTGCTTCATCCGGTGATCGCAGAACTTGCCATGGCGTTCAGTTCCATCACCGTGACCCTCAATTCCATGAGGGTGAAATAG
- a CDS encoding carboxymuconolactone decarboxylase family protein, which produces MSEFERWRKEFPEVSGAVVRMRNKAFADGSIPAKYKVLTALAIAVVEKCKPCAQGYYQKAIEMGATKDEIKEILEVAVTMGACIAETWAREVWQDGRSEDNGGSCCEE; this is translated from the coding sequence ATGAGTGAATTTGAACGCTGGAGAAAGGAATTCCCTGAAGTGAGTGGTGCCGTTGTAAGAATGAGAAACAAGGCTTTCGCTGACGGTTCTATCCCTGCAAAGTACAAAGTGCTGACGGCTTTAGCCATAGCGGTTGTGGAAAAGTGCAAACCCTGTGCTCAGGGATATTATCAGAAAGCGATCGAAATGGGTGCCACAAAGGATGAAATAAAAGAGATCCTCGAAGTTGCTGTCACCATGGGAGCGTGCATTGCAGAAACCTGGGCGAGGGAGGTGTGGCAAGATGGCCGATCAGAGGACAATGGAGGATCGTGCTGTGAAGAATGA